In Zingiber officinale cultivar Zhangliang chromosome 6A, Zo_v1.1, whole genome shotgun sequence, a single genomic region encodes these proteins:
- the LOC121998318 gene encoding calumenin-like → MARSSLVVYSCVVIFVLLLLAFAPRQPNQPHRRLKLRSTSDLSTPPDRGRRSIPFDPIIAGIERRRDDREWERSHYLPDGHAPAMEPQPEWEGFMDPEDYINDEARFNVTHRIVELFPNIDFSPADGLITVDELTEWNLRQVEQEVMHHTQRDMELHDKNHDGFISFTEYEPPIWARRLHNDNSSDKMGWWQEEHFNASDVDYDGLLNLTEFNDFLHPADSSNPKVIHWLAKEEIRERDKDKDGKLSFQEYFNGLFQSIRRSDDVHSFTLESETSAEVAAKMLFSQLDSDNDGYLSKDELLPVIGDLHPSERYYAKQQAEYAITEADTDKDGYLSMKEMIENPYVFYTAVYTEDNHYDFHDEFR, encoded by the exons ATGGCAAGATCTTCATTGGTAGTGTATTCGTGCGTGGTGATCTTCGTCCTTCTCCTGCTTGCTTTTGCTCCAAGGCAACCCAACCAACCGCACCGCCGCCTCAAGCTCCGTTCGACCTCCGATCTATCCACCCCGCCAGATCGAGGCCGTCGGAGCATCCCCTTTGACCCCATCATCGCTGGCATTGAGCGCCGCCGCGATGACCGCGAGTGGGAGCGGAGTCACTACCTCCCCGATGGCCACGCTCCCGCCATGGAGCCACAGCCAGAGTGGGAGGGCTTCATGGATCCCGAGGATTACATTAACGACGAGGCGAGATTCAACGTCACCCATCGCATCGTGGAACTCTTTCCCAATATCGACTTCAGCCCAGCCGATGGCCTCATCACCGTAGATGAGCTCACGGAATGGAATCTCCGGCAGGTGGAGCAGGAGGTAATGCACCACACGCAGCGGGACATGGAGCTTCATGACAAGAACCACGATGGTTTCATCTCGTTCACAGAGTACGAACCTCCCATCTGGGCCCGGCGATTGCATA ATGATAATTCATCTGACAAAATGGGTTGGTGGCAAGAGGAACACTTCAATGCTTCAGATGTGGATTATGATGGTCTTCTTAATTTAACAGAGTTTAATGA TTTCCTTCATCCAGCTGATTCTAGCAATCCTAAGGTGATCCATTGGTTAGCCAAGGAAGAAATTAG GGAAAGAGATAAAGATAAAGATGGAAAGCTAAGTTTTCAAGAGTATTTCAATGGCTTATTCCAGTCAATAAGGCGAAGTGATGACGTTCACAGTTTCACACTGGAATCTGAGACCTCTGCGGAGGTAGCGGCTAAAATGTTATTCTCACAGCTTGACAGTGACAATGATGG ATACCTATCAAAAGATGAGTTGTTGCCCGTCATTGGTGATCTACATCCATCGGAGCGTTATTATGCAAAGCAACAAGCTGAATATGCTATTACAGAG GCTGATACAGATAAAGATGGGTACTTAAGCATGAAAGAGATGATAGAAAATCCCTATGTATTCTACACTGCTGTTTATACGGAGGACAACCACTATGACTTTCACGATGAGTTCCGTTAG